In the Triticum aestivum cultivar Chinese Spring chromosome 2B, IWGSC CS RefSeq v2.1, whole genome shotgun sequence genome, TTAAATGGTCATGTCGGCATACCATGACATTTCTTTTTTGTTGTAAGTTTTTTTTAGTGGATCACTTTGTAGGTTACATCGTAGGATAGCATggattttttaaatcatttttagaccATTGCAATTATATTAACCACAGGGTAGTTTTATTGCAGATAGCAtggcatttttattttatttgtattttttagACCATGACATTTTTAAAAGGAGTAGTTGAGTTGACAATGGGCGTCTTCCTTGCAACCAAACGTGCTGCTGCTCACCTCACTCTTCTGACCAAGAAGAAACGCAGAAAGAAACTGTGGTTGGGCGGTGCAAGTTAGCAGTTGCAGATGTGGACGGGCGGACACGAGGAAGCAGATTCCTGGCTCCTGCCCAGTAAGAAATGGCTCCGCAACAAGCGGCCTCTCATTCATGCAGCATCATTTTGCTCGGCAGCAAGGAAAACGTTGTTGCACTAGGTGGTGCCTACCAGCAACACCCACAAGGAAAAAGCCTAACCAATCTTAACCAGCTTGGGTTTCATCCAAACATTACAAGCAGAGCCTCTGAACTGAGCCGTCGGTCCCCAATTGCAAAAGAAGTCTGCATCCATATATGCATTTCCCTAAGTGACCGTCGACGCTCTATGAATCCAGAGACATGAATCAAATGAGAGGAACATCAGTCACAACATTTACACCTGATCTACTATCACCAACAGACCAATCTCGAATTCAGGAGTTGTGCTATGTGCACGATAAATTTGGTTCGATATTGACACGACGGTGCATATACACCATCCATTGCGTTTGTTATAGTATGTTTTAGATGAGCATCATACAAAGGTCGGGCTGGCTTTCATCGGACACAAAGCATCTGCATAATTTTTGTCCAACAAAATAGACAATCTTCACATGACTGTTTCATACCAAGCACAGCATGGTTGTCTGGGCGGCGGCCACAGCAAAATGCATTTACAGATCAAAAACTTCACACAGAGAACAGAACAATGCTACCCCCACTGATAATGTGCGCCCAAAGAACGTAGGAAATGCATGCTGGGTACACAGCCAACTACAAATGCAGGAGTGCAGGACCAAATAAGGTTGCCCAAACAGCTCATGGAAATCACGACCATTAACAGAGCCCCTTAGCATGCACCCAACTCTAAACTGAACCTGGATCACATAAATTACGCGCATCTGCAACCGTCGTACCAACAAGCCCTGAACATACAGTACTACCAATGCTATCTGGCCATCAGATCAAAATGCATTTACAGATATCCAAAATTTCACTCAGACAACAGAGCAATGCTATCTCCATTCTCCACTGATAATCTGTGTCTAAGTGGCAAATGCATGCTAGGTGCAACAAACTAGGATAACATGACCAACAATCAAAGTTGCCCAAACATCTCATCGACACCATGACCATCGACAGAGGACGTTAGCATGCATCCAACTCTAAACTGGACCTGGATCGCATAAATCACTCACAGTCGAAACTATCGCGGCAACAAGCCCTGTACAGCCCTAATCAATCATGACATGAACCAAGCACCTAAGTGTTGGGCGGCAttaccaaaccaaaccaaaccaaaccaagccAGATTTCAAGAATAAAACAATAGTGTTAGACCGTCAGTACCAAGCACTGCCCAGATAAGAGAAGGATTCACAAGCTGCTACAAACAAAGAATAAATCAAATACAACTAAACGACTCCGATTTTATCATAAGGCCACGCCGGCCTCTATGCAACAAGACACATGTATAACTTATGCAGAGGAGAGCTACCTCGATTTCAACCGGCGATCAATCATCGGTGGAGCATACCACCTGCATTTTGAGTATATCACACAATGTTCAACCAAACAGCATTGCCACGATGATCCATGCCGGTGCGCCTACTCGGCGGTGTTGGGCCTACTCAAGCAGTCGAGGATCTCCGTCCTGGTGCGCACGATGCGGTGGAACATCTCGCGCACCTGCCGCTCGAGCGGGTCGAGCCCGTCCTTGAGTGTCTCGCACACCTGCACCAGCTCCTGCGCGGCCACCCGCACCTCGGCGTCCTTCTCCTCGTCCAGGGGGAACTGCGCGGCGTCGGTGATCTCCATGAGCTGCCGCGACCACCGCTCGATGAGGTGTATCTCCTTGAGCAGCCCGCACGAGTGCTTGCGGTCCTTCTTCTTGGACTCCTCGAGGACGCGCTCGTAGAGCGTGGTGACCGGGGCGGCCCAGTGGAAGCTCCTGGGCACGGCGAAGTGCGCCTGGAGGCCGCGGTCCTGGCAGGGGATGGCGGCGACGAGCGCCCAGGCGGTCACGAAGAGCACGGCGCCCATGGTGTACACGGCGGAGGCGAGGCCGCCCGTGGCGGCGACGTCGCTGGCGCGGGGCACCGGCAGGTTGCCCCCGATGGCCTGCAGCTGGCGGGACGCGGACCAGGTGCGGGACACGCTCCAGGACAGCGACCTGAAGTGGgagccgccggagccggagccggagccgctgCTGCTGCGGCGGTGGTGCCCCCGGCTCTGCTGCCCGGCGGCGTCCTTGCCGGCGTTGCCCGCCCGGCCGAAGGAGCGGTTGCGCTGCCCCCCGCCGCCGGCGTCCTTGTCGTCGAGCATGAGGATGGTGAGGTCGGTGAGCGCCTTGCGGGCGCGGCGGATCTGGCCCTCCCCGAGCGGCGCGGCGGGGTCGGAGGCGGCGCCCTGGGgggcgagcgcggcggcggcgatggcgaggtgCTTGCGCCACTGGCGGAGCAGGTCGAGGCCGTCGCGGAGCGCGTTGCAGAGGTCGAGCGCCTTGACGGCGCGGTCGAAGAAGTCGGCGACGAGGCGGTCGAGCGGGGGCCTGGCGAGGGCCCCGGGGCCGCCGCCGAGGAGCGCGGAGCGGAACTCCTCGAGGCAGATGAGGAAGGAGTCGAGCAGGTGCTGGGTCCAGGCGATGGAGAGGATCTCCGGCGGCGCGTTCT is a window encoding:
- the LOC123047545 gene encoding protein ROH1-like; protein product: MPATDSSASPAHHHHHHTSFGRHILSLRHRDHGQIHSAPPTPDHPHAAANPNPSPSPADREVDAFQRHAAELLLDLLPCSPDAAPADAKNAPPEILSIAWTQHLLDSFLICLEEFRSALLGGGPGALARPPLDRLVADFFDRAVKALDLCNALRDGLDLLRQWRKHLAIAAAALAPQGAASDPAAPLGEGQIRRARKALTDLTILMLDDKDAGGGGQRNRSFGRAGNAGKDAAGQQSRGHHRRSSSGSGSGSGGSHFRSLSWSVSRTWSASRQLQAIGGNLPVPRASDVAATGGLASAVYTMGAVLFVTAWALVAAIPCQDRGLQAHFAVPRSFHWAAPVTTLYERVLEESKKKDRKHSCGLLKEIHLIERWSRQLMEITDAAQFPLDEEKDAEVRVAAQELVQVCETLKDGLDPLERQVREMFHRIVRTRTEILDCLSRPNTAE